The Mustela erminea isolate mMusErm1 chromosome 6, mMusErm1.Pri, whole genome shotgun sequence genome includes a region encoding these proteins:
- the LOC116593459 gene encoding uncharacterized protein LOC116593459, with amino-acid sequence MAVRGALGEEWDSEEVEECGMGAEGPDPAGFWDQLEEERERGAGRRDKANRLPSPPPGRTAPVLLCEERRLETPEAPAWGSRRGPPRLRGRPPSRLCPAPFSTQILPPEAPPTLPPGLRLRLAPRGPRLLLPTSRPPLVSFTFDFTLESPRDPRATAGRQPRGVAGGRPGRRSWKRIDTAEDTVARAAAAWLRLARTQPQRCACQALPGVSPVSWRDFWGPGEEEQVWRGLQPHLPPTPTRPCIHAHTDWMEGVQPDKLWCRRMACVDELWVLKLRDQRGQRAACHTSAWLGPLLAGRRAPWDHDEHYCSAPCCTATTMLGKQTCRGRTNPAPRPSALRGKHLTGELSRTLARNRISWMSGSGLKSRYGGLGLSETQLHLFLISRKKICVDTDEMMNIYYTYFARHDRHIFVP; translated from the exons ATGGCAGTTCGGGGCGCCCTAGGTGAGGAGTGGGACTCGGAGGAGGTGGAAGAATgcgggatgggggcagagggaccgGACCCAGCAGGGTTCTGGGACcagctggaggaagagagagaaagaggggcgGGTAGGAGGGACAAGGCGAACCGCCTCCCCTCGCCGCCTCCCGGGCGCACGGCTCCGGTGCTGCTCTG TGAGGAGCGGCGGCTGGAGACTCCCGAAGCTCCCGCGTGGGGTTCTCGGCGCGGCCCCCCGCGCCTGCGTGGCCGCCCTCCATCCCGGCTTTGCCCGGCCCCTTTCTCCACCCAGATCCTCCCCCCCGAGGCTCCTCCCACACTACCCCCTGGCTTGAGGCTCCGCCTAGCTCCCAGAGGCCCGAGgctcctcctacccacctcccgcCCTCCTCTTGTTTCTTTCACCTTCGATTTCACTCTGGAAAGCCCTCGGGACCCAAGGGCAACCGCTGGAAGACAGCCCAGGGGGGTAGCTGGAGGGCGccctgggaggaggagctggaagaGAATCGACACCGCGGAGGACACGGTCGCTCGCGCCGCTGCTGCCTGGCTGCGCCTGGCACGGACTCAGCCCCAGCGCTGCGCGTGCCAAGCGCTGCCAGGCGTAAGTCCGGTCAGCTGGAGGGACTTCTGGGGACCGGGAGAAGAAGAACAGGTTTGGCGAGGGCTGCAGCCTCACTTGCCACCAACACCGACGCGACCTTGCATACACGCTCACACG GACTGGATGGAAGGCGTCCAACCTGATAAATTATGGTGTAGAAGAATGGCCTGCGTAGACGAGCTCTGGGTACTAAAGTTGCGAGACCAAAGAGGACAGCGGGCTGCCTGCCACACCTCCGCCTGGCTTGGCCCCCTTCTGGCTGGGCGACGCGCGCCGTGGGACCACGATGAGCACTACTGCAGCGCCCCCTGCTGCACGGCAACCACAATGCTTGGAAAACAGACCTGTAGAGGGCGGAccaaccccgccccccgcccctccgcccTCCGAGGGAAGCACCTAACTGGGGAGCTTTCCAGGACTCTGGCAAGAAATCGAATCTCCTGGATGTCTGGCAGTGGCCTGAAAAGTAGATACGGTGGTTTGGGGCTCAGCGAAACACAGCTCCATCTTTTCCTGATTTCacgaaaaaaaatctgtgtagaCACAGATGAaatgatgaatatttattatacCTATTTTGCCAGGCACGACAGACACATTTTTGTTCCCTGA